The following DNA comes from Phoenix dactylifera cultivar Barhee BC4 unplaced genomic scaffold, palm_55x_up_171113_PBpolish2nd_filt_p 000502F, whole genome shotgun sequence.
CTAATTTCCATCTATAAAATAGTTTAAGCTCCAATAAATAAGATGCTTATGCCCAAGATTTGTCGTATCGGTACCGGTAGGCGGTACGGTTTCGGTTCGTACCGGAATCGGCCGGTACGAACTAGCCCGCTCTTCGCCGCTGGAGCcggggaagaaaaagagaacgagagagagcgcgaggaagagagggagggaggagatctgtggccgccatcggagatccgcggaggggcggcggagccgggggggggggggggggggggggggggggggggggaggggggaatcTGCGGGGCGCAGGCGGAGGCCGAAGCCACGGCTTTTTAATTTGagaattttaagtgaagtcggcaaattgggtgctgacttcacttaaaaatctccgaattaaaaaatttggagatttttaagtgaaatcgGCAATGAATttgtcgacttcacttaaaattttcaaattaaaaagCCACAGCCGCGCCCCCACAGGTTTTTTCACGGGCTCTGCCGTCCCTCCGTGGCTTTTCGATGGCGGCCACAAgcctttttcctcttcttctccgcgctctctccttctcttcgtcttcttcatcTCCGGCACAGAATTGGCCTGTACTGGTTTTCACTGCCCCAATGTACCGGTTACAAGCCGACCGGCCGGTATGGACTGGTTCGTTAGACCGTGGGACTTGACAGTTGAAAGTCTTTGGAATATTCAGAAGCGTTCCGCTTTGTTTCCTCCTGAAATTATTGACAGCGTCAGAAGAACAGCAGTTTCTAGAGGAAGTTGGAAGAACCAAGTCGTatagggaaagaaaaaaagctgGAAAGGTGAATCTTAAGGAACTCAATAGTTCTATTACCAGTAATCCAAATAATTAGAGGATAAATGAATTTTCTTGTCCTAAGGTAAGCTTCTTTCGGCGGCGTGCTAAATTCCTTGCAAGTTCCTGCTATCCTCCTCCTAGCTGCTGAGCTCAAATCATCTGTTGTGATCTATGGAAAGGAGGAGGACATCAATCATGTCCTAGTCACCTTTCCCTTCGCAAAATGTGTGGGCTTGTTTTGCTGCTTAACTCAATGTGGATGCTAGATGATCCCTTTGAAATGTGTTCCTTTGAGGCTATATTGGTTTACAATAGATCGACATTACTCTATACTGGTTTGTTGCTATGGTCTCTTAAGGAATCAGAGGGTTTTCCAGGGGCAAAATGTGTTCCTTTGAGGCCTTATCTGTTGAAACTTGTTATATAGCAAATGATTTGCTCTCAGCCAAGTCTTTAAATTCTCTCAGCATGACAGCAGGGTACCAAGATGCTTGTATCTTATTTCAGTTAGATGGATCTCACCTCCCTCCTGCTTGAAGTTTAATTTTGATACTGTGGCTCAAAGGGTACTCATAAATTTTGACTCACCGGATCCAAAACCACAGCACATTTGGTTCTAAACTGCATCCTCTTAAAGGTATGACTGCTGAAGAAAATGTTGCATGTTTTAAAGGGCTCATATCTTCAAAGAGGGGAAAGAATCAGCAAATTGGTTGGCAAGTGAAGGATTAAAAGGGCACTTAGACTGCATGGAGAATGATTCGCTTCTCCTGTGTATATCATATCCTGATCTCGGGCATGTGATAAATGGCCGCACGTCCCATAGGGTTCAGTCCCACAAGACATGCAAAATCTGCCGAATAATTTCAaaagttcaaaatagatttctATATACAATATTGAATAGGTAGTGGCATTTAAGGCATTTCAACATCCTcccattaaataaaaaaaaacaaactttaatatttcaaaaatcttttaaaacaACTTCTAGAATTTTTATGCAACAATCtatgacctcacccaaaaaggctatccggaaggtattatttgggttccttgatcctatataagtagccaagatctacccaacgaataatcaacgtgaaactaaacacacacccgcacaGGTAATCGcatactctccctatttaagttCTGGCGTTCTCATCAGGCTAAGGatccaaattcattcaaattcgatcacaaacaccatgatccACTTGTGGTCAGCTCAAATAtacccgtgctgcagtgtcctttAGTCCACGTGGGTCATGGGTCGGAtccgctttgataccatttgtaacaacccaggatctcactcaaaaaagctagccagaaaatattatttgggtttcttgatcctatatacaTACCCAAGATCTTTCTAGCTAGTAACTGAtgtagaactaaacacacgcccgcatgggtcATCACATTTTACATTAACACAGTCTTAAAGACACTACACAAACTTGATCAAAAAGTTATTAAAGTAGAGACGATGATTCGATCCTAAACTCTCCAACACATTGCCCAACTTAGTGTGCGCTACTCGTTCGTATATGGAAGACACACTCCCAAATGGCATCCATCTTTTGTGTCATGGCAGCCATTTGATTGGCGACTCCGGCCACTTGATTGGCGATTTCAGCCAGCATCTCATCTCGTTGCCATTCAGTATTTTAAGAACGACTGCTCCTTGTACTCATGGTGATcaatttgctctgataccacttgacgCAGCGGCGGATGGGGAGGAGGCCAACCTTGGGGAAGATGGCGgctcctctttttttctctcttggcGGCTGGTTAGATTAGGGTTTCCTCCTTGTGGATGGCTAGGTTAGAGATGAGGAAAATAGTCAATTGGCCATGTGAATGGTTGAATTGGGTGTGAGTCATGCTTGAGGGGATTGAGGATGTGATGGGATTGGGTTGGACCCAATTAGGGGATTGGGTTTGTGGCGTGGTGAATTGGGTGGTGTGGCTACACTACAACAAAATTGGAAAAAGCTGACTTATCAATGTCGACGCTAAGGAGATGCATCGGTAAATTTGGCTCCCGCGCCAAATTTTGCAGGCGTTTCTAATGAGCGTCGGCAATCTGAAAAAACAGACGACACTTAAAAGCATGGTCGGAGGCCTCCAGCTAAGACAACACTTTCAAGCGTCGGGAGCCGGCCtgggacgacgcttttaagcgtcgccgTTGTCCTCTGGCCTAACCCCAACCAAACCAAACCCAAAGCCCAACCCCCAAACCAAACCCAAAGCCCAACCTCGAGTCCTCATTCTGCCCTAGCTAGCCCCCTTTTTCtcctctccggcactgaaaagcTCTAGCCTCGTTTTTCTCCTCTCTGGCACCAACCGACTGACCccaacctcctctcctcctccctcttctccgacGCTGACCGACCGACCCTAACCCTCTCTGCCTAaggtatttttctcctcctccctcctctccctccttctcgcttgttctcctccttctcctcttcctcctcttcttcgtgTGTTTGTGGGtgttttttccttctttaattTGTGATCTACGCTCTCTATTTCTAGTTTCTAGCTTCGCCTCCGCCCGaggatcttctcctcctccttcctctccggcgccgaccgACCAACCCTCAAGCCTCCATCTAGTTTCACATCCACCCAAggatcttctcttcctctcttctctctggCGTTGACCGACCGACCCGAAGCAACGATCGATCGAGGTCTGCCTCCGCCCGAGGTATTACACTATGCTCTTGACTCATACCACAAAATTACTATGTCACATTGTGCCATTAGAATTAGTAATTTAGAAAAACTTGATCCATAGGCATGGGGCCTTCGAGTTGCATAGTATTTTTGTTTATAGGTGTTTTAGACCTTGGAGATCATATCAAATGCTTAGACATTCATTCTGCAACTTTGATCTATCTTTGAATCAGGCCGATGAATGCATTTCCTAAAACATctttttatataataattagGTGTGATTGTTTTCATTCTTTACTTTATAACAAGAGATTCCTTCTTTTATGAATTGCAAAATAAGCTTTCCAGCATAAGAAAAACATTGTTTATATAACGAAAAATAGGACTGTTGTTACTATGCTGATTTGGAAACCCCAGTTCATCCATGGATTTCATCaccttgcaaacaaaaacaaGAGAATGCATGCTCAATGTAAAAGTCGATAAAGTATGCTTTTTAACATTTGTTACTGCTGCTTCAAGGCAAGTTCAGTCAACTTACCCTCGGATACGGTATTGAGCTTTGACCATTGACTCCAAATAGGAATAGAATGCTTTTCCGCTAAGCAATGTGATAGCGTTACTACAGGGTGGCGTCAAGTTAGATCATATCCACTCTCCCAACCATGTAATTAATAATTCCACCAATTATATGGCACAActatcttaatttttttatttcgttATAGGTATCTAGCCATTGCTTAAGAGACCCCCCCCCCCTACAAAAACAGATATCGATACCTACATCTACAAACACTAAATCAATTATGCGACTCATGTTCTTGTAATGATTATTTGTCAAAACATTAACTAATCACCAATGGGACATCTAGCGTCACCTCATGCTTTCAGGTTCAATCATGAGGTGCCAAGCATTGCGCCATATTGACAGGACGAACTTCTTGGGCATCCACTCAAAAATTTGAGCTGAGATGAAAATTCAGGGTAGTTGTCCTGTCAATTCTTTGGTACGTGTTTTTGTCTGAGCGTGGTCAATAGTTCAGGGTAGTTGTCCTGTCAATTCTTTGGCAAGCACTGTATTATTTCATTAAGGTGTTCTTCACATAGGAATTAGGATATGGCAAGTGGCGGAGAAGCAGCGTTGACTTTTGGGATTTCCTTCACCGATCACTAGATTGGCTAGGAGGATAACTTTCAAAGAACATTAGAGATCAAGTGAAGAGAGGGCAGGAGAAACTCTTCATTCCCAGAGAGAGACATGGCTGAAACAATTCTCTCGCCTTTGATGACAGGTTTGGGGAAGAAATTGGGGGACGATATCCTTCAACAGTTCGGATCCATATGGGGCATCGACGAAAAGCGGGAAAAGCTTGAGAGACAGGTGCTAGCCATCCAATCTGTGCTTGGGGATGCAGAGGAGAGGCAAGTCAAGGATAAAGCAGTGAAAAAGTGGTTGGAAGCACTCGAGAATGCAGCTTATGAAGCAGATGACATACTGGATGAGTTCCATTATGAAGGTATGCGGTGCCAGGCAAAAATCCATGATGATATTGCAAACAAGGTACTCGATTTCTTCTCACTTCATAACCCAGTTCTGTTTCAATTAAAAATGGGGAAGAAGTTAAAAGATATTGTGGAGAGGATAGATAGAATTAAAGCAGAGGGTGCTAATTTTGGGTTTAGAGACAATCCACAGCCACACACCGACAGACCACAAAGCCACTCCTTTGTTGTTGAATCAGATGTCATCGGTAGACaagaagataaagaaaaaatagtGAACTTGCTGCTCAATCAGCGTGAGAATGAGAACGTCACAGTCCTTTCCATAGTTGGCATGGGAGGACTGGGCAAGACCACCCTTGCTCAACTGGTCTACGGAGACCAGAGGGTGAAGAACCATTTCCAAATGCACATATGGGTCTGCGTGTCTGAAGAGTTTCATGTTGCAGAGCTGGTTAAATCCATCATAGCTTCAGCTAAAAAGGAAAAGTGTGATCTGCCAGACATGGATTTATTGCAGCTCAGCCTTCGAGTAGTGTTGAGTGGGAAAAAATATCTACTTGTAATGGACGACGTTTGGAATGAGGATTCAGAGAAGTGGGatgctttaaaaaaattattaggaaCTGGTGGAGAAGGTAGTGCAATTCTTGTTACTACCCGCAGTGAACAGGTCTCGCGAATCATGGGCGCATCAACCTCTCATCTTTTACAGCCGCTATCTGAGGATGATTCTTGGACTTTGTTTAGCAAAAGAGCATTTGTACCAGAAGCTGAAGAACGTCCACAGCTGATTGAAATTGGCAAGGAGATTGTGAAAAAGTGTGGGGGACTGCCTTTAGCAGTAAAGACCCTGGGGAGTTTGATGTGCACCAAAAAAGAAGTAAAGGATTGGTTGGCTGTAATGAGAAGTGAGATTTTGGATACCAAGGTTGGTGAGGATGGGATCGTACCTGTTTTAAGGTTGAGCTACAATCACTTGCCTCCACATTTGAAGCAATGCTTTGCCTTATGCTCCATATTCCCTAAGGATTATAAGATGGAAAAAGATATGTTGATCCAACTGTGGATAGCTAATGGATTCGTTCCGTCTGAAGGAAGAAAGGAGTTGGAAGTTACGGGTGAGGAGATATTTGATGAACTGGTGTGGAGATCATTCGTTCAGGAGCCTGCGCAAGATAGCAGTAATGAACTATTTCTATATACATATGAAAGAAGAGCAAAATACATGATGCATGACATGATGCATGACCTTGCAAAATCTATCATGGGGAGCGATTGTTCTCAGTTATTGAAATCTGGTCATTTGGAAGAATTACCTAATAATATCCATCATTTGTTTATATCTGGCCCTCGCCAATTAGACATTGGTAAGACACTAAATAAATTTCCGAACATCTTCACACTCTTGCTACAAGAAAGTTACCTAGATATAAGGACTATTGATTTGTCAAAAGCTAGGTCCCTGAAAGTATTAAGCTTGCAGTACACAAATCCTATAGAATTGCCAGTTAAAATAAGATATTTGAAACATCTAAGATACCTTGAGATCTTTCGAAATGATATTGCAGAACTTCCTGAAGCCATAAGCGAGCTTTTCAATCTACAGATCTTCAAACTAGATTACTGCTGGAAGTTATGTAAACTACCAGAAGCAATGAGAAATATGAGAAGCCTCAGGCACCTATATATAAATGGATGCCGCAGTTTGAAGCACATGCCAGCAGGTATGGGGCAATTAAGTTTCCTGAAGACCTTGACAAAGTACATCGTAGGTGATGATGATGAGAGGGGCATAAGGGAGCTGAAGGGCCTGAATCTTGGTGGCCAACTAGAGCTCTACAACCTGGAGAAAGTGAGGGGCATGGAAGATGCTAGAGAGGCTAATCTAGAGTCTAAACAAAATCTACAGTCATTAGCATTATGTTGGGGAGTTTCAGAGTGGGTTGATTTCTATAATTTAAGAGAGCCAGAAGATCATTCTCTTGATGAAGAGACAGAAAATGCTGAGAAGGTGTTGTTAGCTCTTGAACCTCACAGTGGCTTGAAAAGGCTGGTAGTATGGAGGTATGCAGGTTTACGCTTTCCTATGTGGATGATGGTCCGTCTTGATTTGCTCCGCAATTTGGTTGAGATCCATCTAGGATACTGCAAACGATGTGAGCATCTCCCACCACTATGGCAACTGCCTCATCTTGAGGTCCTGTCCTTGACTAAAATGGACTCAATCAAGCACCTTCAAAGCAGTGGAAGTGAGGGTACAATGCAACCGTTCCCTTCGCTGAAGGTTCTACATCTACGAAAAATGCAGAGCTTAAAGAGTTGGTTGGGAGAGGAAGGCAGAGATCCAGCACCACCACCCTGTTTTCTTTTACTCGTCGAGATACAAATCAGTGACTGCCCAAACCTGACTTCCATGCCCGTGCTTCCATCTCTCCGCCATTTGGTAATAGACAGAAATAGCAAGATACCATTGGAGTCTGTCCTTAGCCTTACCACACTATCCTCCCTCAGTATCGAAACCTCCAGTGCAAATGCCAGCAGCGGGATGCAGTCGCCATCCTTTCCACAGGCAAGTATACCATCATTAAAGCACATGAACTCTCTGGAGTACTTGAGTATCATTGGTGGCGAAGAGCTGAGGCCGCTGCTCGAGTGGGAGGATGAGACGAGGGGTTTCAGCTCAACCCTTCGAAAATTGTTGTTCACAAACTGCAATTGGTTGTTCTCAAGGCAGCTGTCATCATCACCGTTGGAAATTTGGACAAACCTTACTTCTCTCCATCACTTATACATCAATAATTGTGATTCTCTCGTATTCTGGCCAGAGGAGGAGCTTCGAGGCTTAATTTCCCTGAAGACGTTAGAGGtttctgttacgggggaactcagccaccatgccccacgtgaccgacacgcgcgcccaagaagactacagctgccccttgatccagtaacctgaccccgagtcggatatcttcggcttcgcagcctgaccccgagtcggctgccccttgatccagtaacccgaccccgagtcggatatcttcggcttcgcagcccgaccccgagtcggctgccccttgatccagtaacccgaccccgagtcggatatcttcggcttcgcagcccgaccccgagtcggctgccccttgatccagcaatccgaccccgagtcggcaatctctcgacaacgacaggttgttcccctgaagcacgccacgaccctctgctccactactccttgcaacggtcgtatccggcgctgctccacgatctcctgtaacagccgtacaaagcggagctccactacgccctgtcacggccgtacccagcgctgccccacgacgcccccgtaacggccatgtcagtggcaactccatcgtgccacacgatgaccaacccccagaaggaccccccagcctggtatatatgctgcggggggtagaaggggggaggtaagcaagaacttccagtgcattctcctactacctgcaattatctctccttctcctccaatctcctctgacttgatcgtcggagggcccccactaccccagtggtggtgcgaggcttgcttgcaggttctccggtggaaagtggaacgtaatcaacaccaaccaaggcgactcagacggaaccccgttcacatcgctgtgccaatcgttctcggtttggaccaccagcaacagttggcgctagaaggagggcccgaatctcagagcgatcgtaatggcacggcgaggtggtcgtggagcttccaatgtctccggtcgcggggcctctcgcgcctccggccgggaggccgctgcgtctccaacacattctcagcaacactccaccgttccaccccccattcagatggtcgaagccgttcagttcgaccagttagcccagcaggttcgcaccctcgcgtaggcagtgcagaacctgcagggtgtgatgtctcgggcgccgcagcgggcccaggagccgctgctccctgagcgctcacctgtcctcctcaacccgcgctccttcctctcccatggggaggagcgccggcgcgaagaAGACtttcgagcacggtccattcggccgggaccttcccatcggagctgcgcggggtacgagaggcgggcccgggcgcgttcccagaccccccagtcctcaaggaacccgcgctccagtcggtccccctctcggtgctccttgtctcccacccatcggtcgcgctctctggaccggcgggtagacgatctccaccgacaactccaggtcctaaagggccactccaaagatcccttcgccgacttggagatctcctcccagccggcgcttgcctcgaggatcctgcggaccccgaatccgccggggtttaaaatgccgcgatcgagccctatgacggggcggcggacccgcgagatcacgtcgagagtttcaggactcttatgctcctccacggagcatcagatcctctcctctgcaaggccttcccagcgaccctccgtggcccggcaagggcgtggttcgccggcttggaggctaactcaatccagtccttcgaccagtttactcgcctcttcatcacccatttcgccgtcagtagccgacggcgactggtctccgactccctcttcgatatccggcaaaacgagggagaaagcttgcgggattatcttacccgctt
Coding sequences within:
- the LOC120106247 gene encoding putative disease resistance protein RGA4, whose translation is MAETILSPLMTGLGKKLGDDILQQFGSIWGIDEKREKLERQVLAIQSVLGDAEERQVKDKAVKKWLEALENAAYEADDILDEFHYEGMRCQAKIHDDIANKVLDFFSLHNPVLFQLKMGKKLKDIVERIDRIKAEGANFGFRDNPQPHTDRPQSHSFVVESDVIGRQEDKEKIVNLLLNQRENENVTVLSIVGMGGLGKTTLAQLVYGDQRVKNHFQMHIWVCVSEEFHVAELVKSIIASAKKEKCDLPDMDLLQLSLRVVLSGKKYLLVMDDVWNEDSEKWDALKKLLGTGGEGSAILVTTRSEQVSRIMGASTSHLLQPLSEDDSWTLFSKRAFVPEAEERPQLIEIGKEIVKKCGGLPLAVKTLGSLMCTKKEVKDWLAVMRSEILDTKVGEDGIVPVLRLSYNHLPPHLKQCFALCSIFPKDYKMEKDMLIQLWIANGFVPSEGRKELEVTGEEIFDELVWRSFVQEPAQDSSNELFLYTYERRAKYMMHDMMHDLAKSIMGSDCSQLLKSGHLEELPNNIHHLFISGPRQLDIGKTLNKFPNIFTLLLQESYLDIRTIDLSKARSLKVLSLQYTNPIELPVKIRYLKHLRYLEIFRNDIAELPEAISELFNLQIFKLDYCWKLCKLPEAMRNMRSLRHLYINGCRSLKHMPAGMGQLSFLKTLTKYIVGDDDERGIRELKGLNLGGQLELYNLEKVRGMEDAREANLESKQNLQSLALCWGVSEWVDFYNLREPEDHSLDEETENAEKVLLALEPHSGLKRLVVWRYAGLRFPMWMMVRLDLLRNLVEIHLGYCKRCEHLPPLWQLPHLEVLSLTKMDSIKHLQSSGSEGTMQPFPSLKVLHLRKMQSLKSWLGEEGRDPAPPPCFLLLVEIQISDCPNLTSMPVLPSLRHLVIDRNSKIPLESVLSLTTLSSLSIETSSANASSGMQSPSFPQASIPSLKHMNSLEYLSIIGGEELRPLLEWEDETRGFSSTLRKLLFTNCNWLFSRQLSSSPLEIWTNLTSLHHLYINNCDSLVFWPEEELRGLISLKTLEVSVTGELS